From the genome of Haloterrigena sp. KLK7, one region includes:
- a CDS encoding EthD domain-containing protein: MYKHVALLVRKDGMSHEEFVDYWQENHTPIAREIEGVVRYQQVLPTEPDHAEFDGLAELYFEDLEALHDALGSEGSRDYDPEKGKAKEAREDVDNFLAIEERPRFIGEEIVQKDEIDGDSVERSSTSNRTKSGDTDGLYKHSAFLVRQDGMSHEEFVDYWQENHTPIAREIEGVVKYNTVLPTDPENAEFDGVAELYFEDLEKLYDALGSEGSRDYDPEKGKAKEAREDVDNFLAIDERPRFIGRERLVKAAE, translated from the coding sequence ATGTACAAACACGTCGCGTTACTGGTCCGTAAGGACGGGATGTCCCACGAGGAGTTCGTCGACTACTGGCAGGAGAATCACACGCCGATCGCCCGCGAGATCGAGGGCGTCGTGCGCTATCAGCAGGTGTTGCCGACTGAACCGGACCACGCCGAGTTCGACGGCCTGGCGGAACTGTACTTCGAGGACCTCGAGGCGCTCCACGACGCGCTCGGCAGCGAGGGCTCGCGCGACTACGACCCCGAGAAAGGGAAGGCGAAGGAGGCTCGCGAGGACGTCGACAACTTCCTCGCGATCGAGGAGCGACCGCGGTTCATCGGCGAGGAGATCGTCCAGAAGGACGAGATCGACGGCGACAGCGTGGAGCGTAGCTCCACGAGCAACCGGACGAAGTCCGGTGACACCGACGGTCTGTACAAACACTCCGCGTTCCTGGTCCGCCAAGACGGGATGAGCCACGAGGAGTTCGTCGACTACTGGCAGGAGAATCACACGCCGATCGCCCGCGAGATCGAGGGCGTCGTGAAGTACAACACGGTCCTCCCGACCGATCCCGAGAACGCCGAGTTCGACGGCGTCGCCGAACTCTACTTCGAAGACCTCGAGAAACTGTACGACGCGCTCGGCAGCGAGGGCTCGCGCGACTACGACCCCGAGAAAGGGAAGGCGAAGGAGGCCCGCGAGGACGTCGACAACTTCCTCGCGATCGACGAGCGGCCCCGGTTCATCGGCCGCGAGCGCCTCGTCAAGGCTGCGGAGTGA
- a CDS encoding HD domain-containing protein, translating to MSTTDRDFESQVRDAFPELEHIDDADLRDRVVEAWVLGLERGGWRRIEDIPYAWNIHDVTNVEHVRGVARIALETAREQREFHGADPDIDVIVAACLLHDVGKCYEYPDFVDDDLLADPDPRYVSEEIPHSISGYALAHEVGCPLAVQRAIPHFLGEVPTRTLEAELVKSANSASSNAITQATMGITLQEWVEEYSQTS from the coding sequence ATGTCTACCACCGACCGCGACTTCGAGAGTCAGGTCCGCGACGCGTTTCCCGAACTCGAGCACATCGACGACGCCGACCTGCGGGACCGCGTCGTCGAGGCGTGGGTCCTCGGGTTAGAGCGCGGCGGCTGGCGGCGGATCGAAGACATCCCGTACGCCTGGAACATCCACGACGTCACGAACGTCGAACACGTTCGCGGCGTCGCGCGCATCGCGCTCGAGACCGCCCGCGAACAGCGGGAGTTCCACGGCGCCGATCCCGACATCGACGTGATCGTCGCCGCGTGTCTCCTCCACGACGTCGGCAAGTGCTACGAGTATCCCGACTTCGTGGACGACGACCTGCTCGCCGATCCCGATCCGCGATACGTCAGCGAGGAGATCCCCCACTCCATCTCGGGGTACGCCCTCGCCCACGAGGTCGGCTGTCCGCTCGCCGTGCAACGCGCGATCCCGCACTTCCTCGGCGAGGTCCCCACGCGCACGCTCGAGGCCGAACTCGTCAAGAGCGCGAACTCCGCGTCGTCGAACGCCATCACGCAGGCGACGATGGGAATCACGCTCCAGGAGTGGGTCGAGGAGTACTCCCAGACCTCGTAG
- a CDS encoding IclR family transcriptional regulator — translation MASESQHRSVETVETAFDIVDVLKRNDGAGITDIADELALAKSTVHRHVKTLESRGLLVREGDVYRISTWFLDYGIHVRNRHRLYDVVRPKVDELAAETNEKVWCVIEEHGMGVHIYGAEGRHSVKTHARIGQRTYLHQFAAGKAILANLPDDRIESILEDYGLAAQTDQTITERDALYDQLATIRDRGYAFNREESVIGVHAVGAPIRNESGTAIGAISVAGPANRLRGDLMTEELPNLLLGATNEVEINLAHS, via the coding sequence ATGGCAAGCGAATCACAACACAGGTCGGTCGAAACCGTCGAGACGGCCTTCGACATCGTCGACGTGCTCAAACGCAACGACGGTGCCGGGATCACCGACATCGCCGACGAACTCGCCCTCGCGAAGAGTACGGTTCACCGACACGTGAAAACGCTCGAGTCGCGGGGGCTGCTCGTCCGGGAGGGCGACGTCTACCGCATCAGTACGTGGTTCCTCGACTACGGCATTCACGTGCGCAACCGCCACCGGTTGTACGACGTCGTCAGGCCCAAAGTCGACGAACTCGCCGCGGAGACCAACGAGAAGGTCTGGTGCGTGATCGAAGAGCACGGGATGGGCGTCCACATCTACGGCGCCGAAGGACGACACTCCGTCAAGACCCACGCGCGGATCGGACAGCGGACGTATCTCCACCAGTTCGCCGCCGGTAAAGCCATCCTCGCGAACCTGCCCGACGACCGCATCGAGTCGATCCTCGAGGACTACGGCCTCGCCGCACAGACCGACCAGACGATCACCGAGCGCGACGCGCTCTACGACCAGCTCGCGACGATCCGCGACAGGGGATACGCGTTCAATCGCGAGGAGTCGGTCATCGGCGTCCACGCCGTCGGCGCCCCCATCAGAAACGAGTCGGGAACGGCCATCGGCGCGATCAGCGTCGCCGGCCCCGCGAACCGACTCCGCGGTGACCTGATGACCGAGGAACTCCCCAACCTCCTGCTCGGGGCGACCAACGAAGTGGAGATCAACCTCGCTCACTCGTAG
- a CDS encoding amidohydrolase family protein: protein MGSPTVLEESRAIDTHAHQPTSEFLHDAGGQMMRDAADRFGADLEPDTYENMIAEYREAGVGRAVLLGWDAETNTGNPPVPNDYVAEVRDEYSDFFIGFGSVDPLKDDCVEEAIRCVEDLDLSGFKFQQIAQGFDPSDPEYEELWDTIEDLGVPVVFHGGNSTLGACSPGGRGLKIKYGNPMLIDDVAADHPDLRILIAHPAYPWEKEQLAICQQKGNVYMDLSGWMPRYIDEQVLQYAKSLLADKVMFGTDYPMLEPQPWLEQFAALDFDEETQRKILWENAEAFLDL from the coding sequence ATGGGTTCTCCCACGGTACTCGAGGAGTCGCGCGCGATCGACACGCACGCTCACCAGCCGACGAGCGAGTTCCTCCACGACGCGGGCGGACAGATGATGAGAGACGCGGCCGATCGGTTCGGTGCCGACCTCGAGCCGGACACGTACGAAAACATGATCGCGGAGTATCGGGAGGCCGGGGTCGGCCGAGCCGTGTTGCTCGGCTGGGACGCGGAAACGAACACGGGCAATCCGCCCGTGCCGAACGACTACGTCGCCGAGGTCCGTGACGAGTATTCCGACTTCTTCATCGGGTTCGGCTCCGTCGATCCGCTCAAAGACGATTGCGTCGAGGAGGCGATCCGCTGCGTCGAGGATCTGGATCTCTCCGGATTCAAGTTCCAGCAGATCGCCCAGGGGTTCGACCCGTCCGATCCCGAGTACGAGGAGTTGTGGGACACCATCGAGGACCTCGGGGTTCCAGTCGTCTTTCACGGAGGCAACTCTACTCTCGGCGCGTGTTCACCGGGCGGTCGCGGCCTGAAGATCAAGTACGGCAACCCGATGTTGATCGACGACGTGGCGGCCGACCACCCGGACCTCCGGATTCTCATCGCACATCCCGCCTACCCCTGGGAGAAAGAACAGCTCGCGATTTGCCAGCAGAAGGGCAACGTCTACATGGATCTCTCGGGGTGGATGCCGAGATACATCGACGAACAGGTGCTGCAGTACGCCAAGTCCCTCCTCGCGGACAAGGTGATGTTCGGGACCGACTACCCGATGCTCGAACCGCAACCGTGGCTCGAGCAGTTCGCCGCCCTCGATTTCGACGAGGAAACCCAGCGGAAAATCCTCTGGGAGAACGCAGAAGCGTTCCTCGATCTGTAG
- a CDS encoding ATP-dependent helicase, producing the protein MSGNERLELPVSDADLPFDPDAATIEDGDVFNLLEPAVQEWWLEEFGEFVPENEGFFTPPQQGAIPKIHEGTNTLVCAPTGSGKTMSSFLSIINYLYKLDRDSKDGLENSVYCLYVSPLKSLANDIHRNLEVPLEGIESVIAERDDGAEMGEIRHAIRHGDTSSSDRQKMLEETPHILNTTPETLAILLNSPKFREKLRTVEYVIVDEIHSLASGKRGTHLSVSLERLEAMVDHDITRIGCSATIEPLEGVAEFLVGREEPGGPSRDYEIVDARFAREFDIELECPTDDLIHTPREVVQERFYRMLHEHIQEHTNTLVFTNTRSGAERVLHNLREGFDAYDEENSGCHHGSLSKEVRHDVEGRLKEGSLDVVTSSTSLELGIDMPHVDLVVQVGSPKSVAALLQRVGRAGHRVGQTVTGRVIALDRDELLECAVMLKKAEEGFVDSVAIPENAQDVAAQHVYGMAIAEIRPESEVIGTLRRAYPYRNYTDEEWESLARYLTADYAGLEEKNVYAKIWRDENDPPSGEHHHEEYPVGQPLIGKRGRLARVIYMTNIGTIPDSFTCDVYTRAGDEWVGQLDENYLDTLEKGDVFVLGGDHFEYSYRRGSKVYVDRTSARPTVPSWYSERLPLSYDLGREILEFQGALLERYEEGGPPRVRAWLRQFPLDDDSVRAIARLFEHQIRYADAESVSTEGRLAIEVVRDRDEYERHYYVHSTYGRKFNDGLSRLLAYRCAQEATANVRVAVADNGFVLSMPLNRKVDIEGIVDDLEADDVREDLRNALSGTDLLQRYFRINATRSLMILKRYKGYEKSASEQQVSSEMLLGFAEDLDDFAVIEETYREILEDKLNVAEIEAIVGDIAAGDLEIERQLLDSPTPRAFGLATLSASDVVLAEDESAALQAFHEHVLAEIGEESLRGLSTD; encoded by the coding sequence ATGAGCGGGAACGAGCGCCTCGAGTTGCCGGTCTCCGACGCCGACCTCCCCTTCGATCCGGACGCCGCGACGATCGAGGACGGCGACGTCTTCAATCTCCTCGAGCCGGCGGTCCAGGAGTGGTGGCTCGAGGAGTTCGGCGAGTTCGTTCCCGAGAACGAGGGCTTCTTCACGCCGCCACAGCAGGGGGCGATCCCGAAGATCCATGAGGGAACGAACACGCTGGTCTGTGCGCCGACCGGGAGCGGGAAGACCATGTCGTCGTTCCTCTCGATCATCAACTACCTGTACAAGCTCGATCGCGACTCGAAAGACGGCCTCGAGAACTCCGTCTACTGTCTCTACGTCTCTCCCCTCAAATCGCTCGCGAACGACATCCACCGCAACCTCGAGGTGCCCCTCGAAGGGATCGAATCCGTCATTGCGGAACGGGACGACGGGGCGGAGATGGGCGAGATCCGCCATGCCATCCGCCATGGCGACACCTCCTCGAGCGACCGCCAGAAGATGCTCGAGGAGACGCCCCACATCCTGAACACGACGCCCGAGACGCTCGCGATTCTCCTCAATTCGCCGAAGTTCCGCGAGAAGCTCCGGACCGTCGAGTACGTCATCGTCGACGAGATCCACTCGCTGGCCTCCGGCAAGCGCGGCACCCACCTGTCGGTGAGCTTAGAGCGGCTCGAGGCGATGGTCGACCACGACATCACCCGGATCGGCTGTTCGGCGACGATCGAACCGCTCGAAGGGGTCGCGGAGTTTCTGGTTGGCCGAGAAGAGCCCGGCGGGCCGTCGCGAGACTACGAGATCGTCGACGCCCGCTTCGCCCGCGAGTTCGACATCGAACTCGAGTGTCCGACCGACGACCTGATTCACACGCCCCGCGAGGTCGTCCAGGAGCGGTTCTATCGGATGCTCCACGAGCACATTCAGGAACACACGAACACGCTCGTGTTCACGAACACCCGATCCGGTGCCGAACGGGTGTTGCACAACCTCCGCGAGGGGTTCGACGCCTACGACGAGGAGAACTCGGGCTGTCACCACGGCAGCCTCTCGAAGGAGGTCCGCCACGACGTCGAGGGGCGGCTGAAGGAGGGGAGCCTCGACGTGGTGACCTCCTCGACCTCACTGGAACTGGGGATCGACATGCCCCACGTCGATCTCGTGGTCCAGGTCGGCTCGCCCAAGTCCGTCGCGGCCTTGCTCCAGCGCGTCGGCCGCGCGGGCCACCGCGTCGGCCAAACGGTAACGGGTCGGGTGATCGCCCTCGACCGGGACGAACTCCTCGAGTGCGCCGTGATGTTGAAAAAGGCCGAAGAGGGGTTCGTCGACTCGGTCGCGATCCCCGAGAACGCCCAGGACGTCGCCGCCCAGCACGTCTACGGGATGGCGATCGCGGAGATCCGTCCCGAGTCGGAGGTGATCGGCACGCTGCGGCGGGCCTACCCCTACCGGAACTACACCGACGAGGAGTGGGAGTCGCTCGCCCGATACCTCACCGCGGACTACGCCGGGTTAGAGGAGAAGAACGTTTACGCGAAGATCTGGCGCGACGAGAACGATCCGCCCAGCGGCGAGCACCACCACGAGGAGTATCCCGTCGGCCAGCCGCTGATCGGCAAGCGCGGCCGACTCGCCCGCGTCATCTACATGACCAACATCGGGACGATCCCCGACTCCTTCACCTGTGACGTCTACACGCGCGCCGGCGACGAGTGGGTCGGACAGTTAGACGAGAACTACCTCGACACCTTGGAGAAGGGCGACGTCTTCGTCCTCGGCGGCGACCACTTCGAGTACAGCTACCGCCGCGGGTCGAAGGTCTACGTCGACCGCACGAGCGCGCGGCCGACCGTCCCCTCGTGGTACTCCGAGCGCCTGCCGCTCTCCTATGACCTCGGGCGGGAGATCCTCGAGTTCCAGGGCGCCCTCCTCGAGCGCTACGAGGAGGGCGGTCCCCCGCGGGTCCGCGCGTGGCTCCGGCAGTTCCCGCTCGACGACGACAGCGTCCGCGCGATCGCGCGCCTGTTCGAACACCAGATCCGCTACGCGGACGCCGAGAGCGTCAGCACGGAGGGCCGACTCGCGATCGAGGTCGTCCGGGACCGCGACGAGTACGAGCGCCACTACTACGTCCACTCCACCTACGGCCGCAAGTTCAACGACGGCCTCTCGCGACTCCTCGCGTACCGGTGCGCCCAGGAGGCGACCGCCAACGTTCGCGTCGCCGTCGCGGACAACGGGTTCGTCCTCTCGATGCCCCTCAACCGCAAGGTCGACATCGAGGGGATCGTCGACGACCTCGAGGCCGACGACGTGCGCGAGGACCTCCGGAACGCCCTCTCAGGCACCGATCTCCTCCAGCGGTACTTCCGGATCAACGCGACCCGCTCGCTGATGATCCTCAAACGCTACAAGGGCTACGAGAAGTCGGCGAGCGAACAGCAGGTCTCGAGCGAGATGCTGCTGGGCTTCGCGGAGGATCTCGACGACTTCGCGGTCATCGAGGAGACCTACCGCGAAATACTGGAGGACAAACTCAACGTCGCGGAAATCGAGGCGATCGTCGGCGACATCGCGGCCGGCGACCTCGAGATCGAACGACAGTTGCTCGACTCGCCGACGCCGCGGGCCTTCGGGCTGGCGACGCTGTCGGCCAGCGACGTCGTCCTCGCGGAGGACGAGAGCGCCGCCCTGCAGGCGTTCCACGAGCACGTCCTAGCGGAGATCGGCGAGGAGTCGCTTCGCGGACTCTCCACGGACTAG
- a CDS encoding zinc-dependent alcohol dehydrogenase family protein translates to MRAAVLEAYGEPLSIESVDPPELAPHGVVVDVEACGICRSDWHAWRGHGEWADDQVPLGQILGHEPAGRVARVGDDVDALAVGDRVAVPFNLGEGSCYQCRNGHGNVCEDGYALGFESSVPGAFAEQVHVPHAEFNVTTLPDGVAPEAVAALGCRYVTAFHALAHRADIDAGDWVAVHGCGGLGLAAVQIATALGGRVIAVDVREEPLGMAADLGAEETIDASALEDGGGAADVPSAIESITDGGAHVSVDALGRAETCRNSVDCLRIRGTHVQIGLTTSAEEGEVSLPMDELTRWDVTVVGSRGMPPSRYDELLRMIEGDRLEPKKLVTRRVGLEDVSDRLAAMSDYETRGVEVVTEL, encoded by the coding sequence ATGCGCGCTGCTGTGCTCGAGGCCTACGGCGAACCGCTGTCGATCGAGTCGGTCGATCCGCCCGAACTCGCACCCCACGGCGTCGTCGTCGACGTCGAGGCCTGCGGCATCTGCCGGAGCGACTGGCACGCCTGGCGGGGCCACGGCGAGTGGGCCGACGATCAGGTACCGCTCGGACAGATTCTGGGCCACGAACCCGCGGGCCGAGTCGCGCGGGTCGGCGACGACGTCGACGCGCTCGCGGTCGGGGACCGCGTCGCCGTCCCGTTCAACCTCGGCGAGGGGTCGTGCTACCAGTGTCGCAACGGCCACGGCAACGTCTGCGAGGACGGCTACGCGCTCGGCTTCGAGTCGAGCGTTCCCGGCGCGTTCGCCGAACAGGTCCACGTCCCCCACGCCGAGTTCAATGTCACGACGCTGCCCGACGGGGTCGCCCCGGAAGCGGTCGCCGCGCTGGGCTGTCGGTACGTCACGGCGTTCCACGCGCTCGCACACCGGGCCGACATCGACGCGGGCGACTGGGTCGCCGTCCACGGCTGCGGCGGCCTCGGCCTCGCGGCCGTCCAGATCGCGACCGCGCTGGGCGGACGGGTGATCGCCGTCGACGTCCGCGAGGAACCGCTCGGGATGGCCGCCGACCTCGGCGCCGAGGAGACGATCGACGCGTCGGCCCTCGAGGACGGAGGCGGAGCGGCGGACGTCCCGTCCGCGATCGAGTCGATCACCGACGGCGGAGCCCACGTCTCCGTCGACGCGCTCGGCCGCGCCGAGACCTGCCGCAACAGCGTCGACTGCCTCCGCATTCGCGGGACGCACGTTCAGATCGGGCTGACGACCAGCGCCGAGGAGGGGGAGGTCTCGCTGCCGATGGACGAGCTGACCCGCTGGGACGTCACCGTCGTCGGCTCCCGCGGGATGCCGCCCTCGCGGTACGACGAGCTCCTTCGAATGATCGAAGGCGACCGTCTCGAGCCCAAGAAACTGGTCACGCGGCGCGTGGGACTCGAGGACGTCTCGGATCGGCTCGCCGCGATGAGCGACTACGAGACCCGCGGCGTGGAAGTCGTGACGGAGCTGTAA
- a CDS encoding MBL fold metallo-hydrolase: MRVTFLGSGSAMPTGERFQTGILVQNDGRTLLIDCGSGVLHRLQQSGVGYENVSSVLLTHHHLDHVADLLPLMKARWLAGEEHLEVVGPQGTKALLDDLLSVHEYMQGKLDLQVREVVAGEFSVAGFDVSAYETRHSLPCLAYRFGDLFTFSGDSEAFPGLANFADGSAILAHDCSFPDDVDVSNHPTPGTLGEALAGHEIGRVYLTHLYPHTDGRHDEMLESIGARYDGDVRFAEDLKTITIE, from the coding sequence ATGCGCGTCACCTTTCTCGGAAGCGGCAGCGCGATGCCGACCGGCGAGCGGTTCCAGACGGGGATCCTCGTCCAGAACGACGGCCGAACCCTGCTGATCGATTGCGGATCGGGCGTCCTCCACCGCCTCCAGCAGTCCGGCGTCGGCTACGAGAACGTCTCGAGCGTGCTCCTCACGCACCACCACCTCGACCACGTCGCCGACCTGCTCCCGCTGATGAAGGCCCGCTGGCTCGCCGGCGAGGAGCACCTCGAGGTCGTCGGGCCACAGGGGACGAAGGCCCTGCTCGACGACCTCCTCTCCGTCCACGAGTACATGCAGGGCAAACTCGACCTGCAGGTGCGGGAGGTCGTCGCCGGCGAGTTCTCCGTCGCGGGGTTCGACGTCTCGGCCTACGAGACGCGCCACTCGCTGCCCTGTCTCGCCTACCGGTTCGGCGATCTGTTCACCTTCAGCGGCGACAGCGAGGCCTTCCCGGGGTTGGCGAACTTCGCCGACGGCTCGGCCATTCTGGCCCACGACTGTTCGTTCCCCGACGACGTCGACGTCTCGAACCACCCCACGCCGGGGACGCTCGGCGAGGCGCTGGCCGGCCACGAGATCGGCCGCGTCTACCTGACCCACCTCTATCCGCACACGGACGGTCGCCACGACGAGATGCTCGAGTCGATCGGCGCCCGCTACGACGGCGACGTCCGGTTCGCCGAGGACCTGAAGACGATCACGATCGAGTGA
- a CDS encoding MMPL family transporter yields the protein MSVPDRIADAVTSHSLIVIAVLLLLTAAVGAGMPMVEQSSSLDQFESESEEAKALERIQGNSEGGIDPYFATEGDENTTSVQVIVRGNGDNVLTQESLVSSLEFQQELRTDESINETLAENRSITGVENLVAFTAISGDLAEREAVLESGLNDTLTLQREYLNETAAGDEEAAAETEAEINATIEQSAETAELDDQQAAEYEELVQQAREVESGRWEIEQQTDDYEASEEYRNLTANLEQIRLGATTGIFEAEYAQLQEGTVPLEEQIAALESLDDEAYERVLVQTLSDDGSGENVALALMPSSYEPGSTEAETRMTSVTQATASETTGGGMGGGAISDRIVESQLEIRDLANAQDEDYIVFGGGVITDEIDRSMGDSLAIVGPFALLFVVVALLIAYRDLIDIVLGVVGIVAVLVWTFGFMGWADIAFNQMFVAVPVLLIGLSIDYAIHVFMRHREQREEDGRTGSVRGSMKIALAGVGAALLWVTATTVIGFLSNLVSPIGPIREFGIVSSVGIVAALIIFGALIPAMKVELDEFLESRGFDRRKRAFGTGGGRFSEVLTVGSTAARKAPLVVLVLVVLLSVGGVYGATQVDTSFQEEDFLAESPPAWTDNLPGGMSPGEYQAKDDLDFVNQHFQREDSQAQILVESDGGGVDDPELLAAINETRDDAAESDVVYTMANGDADVRDPLSTMESVAAQNESFNESFRAADTDGDGVPDENVSALYDQLFETDEEAASQVLHRTDDGEYDAARMVIGIEGGASAADTTSEMRTFADDIEDDSDGRWTAIATGDPIVSHIVEQDLLNTVLESLLITLVAVFVFLSAAYWLTGDSAALGAVTLLPVAFTVSWILGTMYLIGMPFNVLTGMITSLTIGLGVAYSIHVSDRYTLELERQGNVWAALRTTVTGTGGALLGSAATTVGGFGTLAFAILPALRQFGIITGLTITYAFLASVIVLPSLLVLWTRYFGPDVSFDAPGSPAGTATASDGGRETETDVATDARDGDDSEGEE from the coding sequence ATGAGCGTGCCGGATAGGATCGCAGACGCGGTGACGAGTCACTCGCTGATCGTCATCGCTGTACTCCTGCTCCTGACGGCGGCCGTCGGCGCCGGAATGCCGATGGTCGAACAATCCTCGTCGCTCGATCAGTTCGAGAGCGAGTCCGAGGAGGCGAAGGCCCTCGAGCGCATCCAGGGCAACTCCGAGGGCGGGATCGACCCCTACTTCGCGACGGAGGGCGACGAGAACACGACCAGCGTTCAGGTGATCGTCCGCGGTAACGGCGACAACGTCCTCACGCAGGAGTCGCTGGTCTCGTCGCTCGAGTTCCAACAGGAGCTCCGAACCGACGAGTCGATCAACGAGACGCTGGCGGAGAACCGGTCGATCACCGGCGTCGAGAACCTCGTCGCGTTCACCGCGATCAGCGGCGATCTCGCCGAACGAGAGGCGGTGCTCGAGAGCGGACTCAACGACACGCTGACGCTGCAGCGCGAGTACCTGAACGAGACCGCCGCCGGCGACGAGGAGGCGGCCGCCGAGACCGAAGCCGAGATCAACGCCACGATCGAACAGTCGGCCGAAACGGCTGAACTCGACGACCAGCAGGCCGCCGAGTACGAGGAGTTGGTCCAGCAGGCTCGAGAGGTCGAGTCCGGCCGCTGGGAGATCGAACAGCAGACCGACGACTACGAGGCGAGCGAGGAGTACCGGAATCTGACCGCGAACCTCGAGCAGATTCGCCTCGGTGCGACGACCGGGATCTTCGAAGCCGAATACGCGCAGCTACAGGAGGGTACCGTCCCGCTCGAGGAGCAGATCGCGGCCCTCGAGAGCCTCGACGACGAGGCGTACGAGCGGGTCCTCGTGCAGACGCTCTCGGACGACGGTAGCGGGGAGAACGTCGCGCTCGCGCTGATGCCCTCCTCCTACGAACCGGGCAGTACCGAGGCCGAGACGCGGATGACGTCGGTGACGCAGGCGACCGCGAGTGAGACGACGGGCGGCGGGATGGGCGGCGGTGCGATCAGCGATCGAATCGTCGAGAGCCAACTCGAGATCCGCGACCTCGCGAACGCCCAGGACGAGGACTACATCGTCTTCGGGGGCGGAGTCATCACCGACGAGATCGACCGTTCGATGGGCGACAGCCTCGCCATCGTCGGTCCGTTCGCCCTGCTGTTCGTCGTCGTCGCCCTGCTGATCGCTTACCGGGACCTGATCGACATCGTGCTGGGCGTCGTCGGCATCGTCGCGGTGCTCGTCTGGACGTTCGGCTTCATGGGCTGGGCCGATATCGCGTTCAACCAGATGTTCGTCGCGGTGCCGGTCCTGTTGATCGGGCTCTCGATCGACTACGCGATCCACGTCTTCATGCGTCATCGAGAGCAACGCGAGGAAGACGGACGGACCGGGTCCGTCCGCGGCTCGATGAAGATCGCGCTGGCCGGCGTCGGCGCCGCGCTCCTCTGGGTGACGGCGACGACCGTCATCGGCTTCCTCTCGAACCTCGTCAGTCCGATCGGCCCCATTCGGGAGTTCGGGATCGTCAGCTCCGTCGGGATCGTCGCCGCGCTGATCATCTTCGGCGCGCTGATCCCCGCGATGAAGGTCGAACTCGACGAGTTCCTCGAGTCGCGCGGCTTCGACCGGCGCAAGCGCGCGTTCGGGACCGGCGGCGGTCGCTTCAGCGAGGTGCTGACAGTCGGCTCGACGGCCGCCCGGAAGGCGCCGCTGGTCGTCCTCGTCCTCGTCGTCCTGCTCTCGGTAGGCGGGGTCTACGGCGCGACGCAGGTCGACACCAGCTTCCAGGAGGAGGACTTCCTCGCGGAGAGCCCGCCGGCGTGGACCGATAACCTGCCGGGCGGGATGAGCCCCGGCGAGTACCAGGCCAAGGACGATCTCGACTTCGTCAACCAGCACTTCCAGCGCGAGGACAGCCAGGCCCAGATCCTCGTCGAGAGCGACGGCGGCGGCGTCGACGACCCCGAACTGCTCGCGGCGATCAACGAGACGCGCGACGACGCCGCGGAGAGCGACGTCGTCTACACGATGGCGAACGGCGACGCCGACGTGCGGGATCCGCTGTCGACGATGGAGTCCGTCGCCGCGCAGAACGAGTCGTTCAACGAGTCGTTCCGGGCGGCCGACACCGACGGCGACGGCGTCCCCGACGAGAACGTCTCGGCGCTGTACGACCAGCTGTTCGAGACCGACGAGGAGGCCGCGAGTCAGGTCCTCCACCGGACCGACGACGGCGAGTACGACGCTGCACGGATGGTCATCGGGATCGAGGGCGGCGCCAGCGCCGCCGACACGACCAGCGAGATGCGCACGTTCGCCGACGACATCGAAGACGACAGCGACGGCCGCTGGACCGCCATCGCGACCGGCGATCCGATCGTCAGCCACATCGTCGAGCAGGACCTGCTGAACACCGTCCTCGAGAGCCTGCTGATCACGCTCGTGGCCGTGTTCGTCTTCCTGTCGGCCGCCTACTGGCTGACCGGCGACAGCGCGGCGCTGGGCGCCGTGACCCTGCTGCCGGTCGCGTTCACCGTCAGCTGGATCCTGGGGACGATGTACCTCATCGGCATGCCCTTCAACGTGCTCACGGGGATGATCACGAGCCTCACGATCGGGCTCGGCGTCGCCTACAGCATCCACGTCAGCGACCGCTACACGCTCGAGCTCGAGCGCCAGGGCAACGTCTGGGCGGCGCTGCGGACGACCGTCACCGGCACCGGCGGCGCGCTGCTCGGCAGCGCGGCGACGACCGTCGGCGGCTTCGGGACGCTCGCCTTCGCCATCCTGCCTGCGCTGCGCCAGTTCGGGATCATCACCGGGCTGACGATCACCTACGCGTTCCTCGCCAGCGTCATCGTCCTGCCGTCGCTGCTGGTGCTGTGGACGCGGTACTTCGGTCCCGACGTCTCGTTCGACGCGCCGGGATCGCCCGCCGGAACGGCGACCGCGAGCGACGGCGGCCGCGAGACCGAAACGGACGTGGCGACCGACGCGAGAGACGGAGACGATTCGGAGGGAGAGGAGTGA